GTCAGGCGCGGCATGACACGCTCACGGGCCCGCATCGGCGTGTCGAGGCCGGTGGCGCGGGTGTCCCGTGGGTCGCGGGGGCTCTGGGGCATGGTCAGTCCTGGCCTTCCGTCTCGGGGTGGTCCTCGGGGTCCATGGCGCGCCAGTCCTCCGGCAGGATGTGGTCCAGCACGTCGTCCACGCTGACGGCGCCGACCACGCGGTGCTGGGCGTTGACCACGGGGATGCTCGTCAGGTTGTAGGTCGCCAGCTCGCGGGTCACGTGGGCCACGGAGTCCATGTCGGAGACCGGTTCGAGGTCCTTGTCCATGATGTTGCCGATCGCCTCGGGCGGAGGGTAGCGCAGCAGGCGCTGGAAGTGCACGACGCCCAGGTAGCGGCCGGTGGGGGTCTCCAGGGGAGGCCGGGCGACGATCACCAGGGACGCCAGCGCCGGGGAGATCTCCTGCTGGCGGATGGTGGCCATCGCCTCGGCCACGGTGGCCTCCGGGGGCAGCACCACGGGCACCGGCGTCATGATCGAGCCGACCGTGTCCTCCTCGTACTCGAGCAGGCGCCGCACGTCCTCCGCGTCCTCGGGCTCCATGAGCTCCAGCAGGAGCTCCTGCTGCGAGTCCGGCAGCTCGTTGAGGAGGTCCGCCGCGTCGTCGGGATCCATCTCCTCCAGGACGTCCGCGGCGCGCTCGATGTCCAGGTGGGAGAGGATCTGGACCTGGTCGTCGTCGGGGAGCTCCTGGAGGACGTCGGCGAGGCGCTCGTCCTGCAGCTCGTTGGCGACCTCGACGCGCCGCTTGTCCGTCATCTCGTGGAGCATGTCCGCGAGGTCCGCGGGCTTGAGGTCGTCGTGGGCGGCGACGAAGCTCGAGGCACCCTGCGGCTCGGCCGCCGCGCCCCAGGCGACCTCGTCCCAGGAGACGAGCAGGTGCTCGCCGCGGGGCCGGCCGAACGCGGTGCGGCCGTCGTCGCGGCGCACGTAGTAGTCCGTCACCAGCCAGTCGCCGTTGCGCTGCTGCTCGATGCCCAGGTCCTCCACGACGGCGCGGCCGGAGCCGTCCGTCAGGTGCACCCGCCGGTCGAACAGGTCGCCGGCCACCGTCTGCTCCGCGCCCCGCCGGGAGAACCGGCGGAGGTTGATCAGGCCCGTGGTGATGATCTGGCCGGAGTCCATGGAGGTCACGCGCGTCATCGGCACGAACACGCGCTTCTTGCCGGGGACTTCGATGACGAGGCCCGTGGCCGCCGAGCGGGCCCCGCGTCCGCGGTCGAGCACCACCACGTCCCGCAGACGGCCGAGGCGGTCGCCGAGCGGGTCGAACACGTCCAGGCCCAGCAGTCGGGCCACGAAGATCCGAGGGGAGTTCACCGGACCAGCCTAGTGGGTGGCGCCCGTCCGCCCGCGGCGGAGGCCGCCGCGGGCGGGCGGAGGGCCGGGCACAATGGAGGCATGTCGATGATGATGTCCGGACCCGCCGCCGGCGGCCTGCCTCAGGGCGAGCTCCTGGCCACGTACAGCACCTACGAGCAGGCCCGTGAGCAGGTGGACCGCCTGGCCGAGGCCGACTTCCCGGTGACCGCGCTCTCCATCGTGGGCAAGGACCTGCGCGTCGTGGAGCGGGTGCGCGGCCGCCTGAACTACGGCCGGGTGGCCCTCGGAGCGGCCGTGCAGGGCGCCCTGTTCGGCGCGATGATCGGCGCCTTCCTGCTCCTCCTCGACTCCTCCGCCGGCGGCATGCAGATCGTCACCTCGGCGCTGCTGGGCGTGGCGGTCTGGGTGATCTTCGGCGTCGTCGGCTTCGCCTCCCGCAAGGGCCGCCACGGCTTCGCGTCCACGCAGGCCCTCGTGCCCGGCGGCTACGACCTCGTGGTCGCCTTCGAGCATGCCGGGCGCGCCCGCCAGGAGCTCGGCCTCGGCGCCCGCGGGGCGGCGACGCCGGCACCCGCACCGATGCCCGTGCAGGAGTCGGCCCCCGCCCCGGCCCCCGCCCCCGCGCCGTCCGGCTCGGCGGTGTCCGGCCCCTCGGGCTCGCACGCCGCCCCGGCCTCCTCCGCCGAGCCCGCACCGGCGCACGTCGACGGCCCGGCGCAGGACCCCGCCGCGCCCGCCGGCCTGGACCGCTCCTACGGGGTGACGCTGCCCCCGGAGGAGGTCGCCCGGCTCATCGAGGCGCGCGGCGGCCGACCGCGGCAGGATCCGCAGGCCCCGCAGGGTCAGCCGCACCCCTGGGACCGTCCGCAGTCC
This sequence is a window from Micrococcus porci. Protein-coding genes within it:
- a CDS encoding general stress protein, which produces MSMMMSGPAAGGLPQGELLATYSTYEQAREQVDRLAEADFPVTALSIVGKDLRVVERVRGRLNYGRVALGAAVQGALFGAMIGAFLLLLDSSAGGMQIVTSALLGVAVWVIFGVVGFASRKGRHGFASTQALVPGGYDLVVAFEHAGRARQELGLGARGAATPAPAPMPVQESAPAPAPAPAPSGSAVSGPSGSHAAPASSAEPAPAHVDGPAQDPAAPAGLDRSYGVTLPPEEVARLIEARGGRPRQDPQAPQGQPHPWDRPQS
- a CDS encoding magnesium transporter MgtE N-terminal domain-containing protein, which gives rise to MNSPRIFVARLLGLDVFDPLGDRLGRLRDVVVLDRGRGARSAATGLVIEVPGKKRVFVPMTRVTSMDSGQIITTGLINLRRFSRRGAEQTVAGDLFDRRVHLTDGSGRAVVEDLGIEQQRNGDWLVTDYYVRRDDGRTAFGRPRGEHLLVSWDEVAWGAAAEPQGASSFVAAHDDLKPADLADMLHEMTDKRRVEVANELQDERLADVLQELPDDDQVQILSHLDIERAADVLEEMDPDDAADLLNELPDSQQELLLELMEPEDAEDVRRLLEYEEDTVGSIMTPVPVVLPPEATVAEAMATIRQQEISPALASLVIVARPPLETPTGRYLGVVHFQRLLRYPPPEAIGNIMDKDLEPVSDMDSVAHVTRELATYNLTSIPVVNAQHRVVGAVSVDDVLDHILPEDWRAMDPEDHPETEGQD